The Pan troglodytes isolate AG18354 chromosome 8, NHGRI_mPanTro3-v2.0_pri, whole genome shotgun sequence genome window below encodes:
- the MRLN gene encoding myoregulin isoform X1, which produces MTGKNWILISTTIPKSLEDEIVGRLLKILFVIFVDLISIIYVVITS; this is translated from the coding sequence ATGACTGGTAAAAACTGGATATTAATTTCTACTACTATTCCCAAAAGTCTAGAAGATGAAATTGTGGGAAGACTTCTAAAAATTTTGTTTGTTATCTTTGTTGACTTAATTTCTATTATATATGTTGTGATAACTTCTTAG